The window GCATCGCCCGCGCCGCCCAAGGTCGCGCAGCAGATCTACTTCCAGGCCACCCTGACCAAGATGTGCCTGCGCTACTACCAGGGTGAAGGCCTGGAAAAGACGCTCGCCTGGGCCGAAGGCGAGTGCGAAGGCTTCATGCGAAGCTGACGAACGGACGAGTTCGCGCGCGGCCGCCGATCGTGCTGGCCGCGCGTGGTCTCGTCTTTATAGACCAACCGCCGGACCGGCGAGCCGTGCAACCAACCCGCGCGAGGAACCTGCGTAATGGTTGATGTCGCATTCCAATCCAACCGCACAGCTGCGGCCCCGACAGGGCGAAGGCGCGCCGGCCTGCGCAACGCGCTGCGGCGCAAGTCGATGTCAGCATTCCTGATGACGCTGCCGCTGATCCTCCTGATCGCCGTGCTCGTGATCTATCCGGCCCTCTATTCCCTGCATCTGGCGACGCTGAACAAGGCGATGACGAAGTTCGTCGGCTTCGGCAATTTCGAGTTCCTGTTCAAGCGCGAAACCTTCTGGCTGGTGGTCAAGCAATCCTGCATCTTTGCGATATCGGCGGTGGTCTTCAAAGCGCTGATCGGTTTCATCGTCGCGCATTTCGTGCACAATGTTCCCGCCAACAAGCAGCGCAAATGGCGCGGCATGCTGCTGGTGCCATGGGTGATCCCGCCGGCGATGAGCACGCTGGCTTGGCTGTGGCTGTTCGACCCGTCCTACAGCGCCTTCAACTACACGCTTGCGTTCTTCGGCCTCGGGCCAATCCCGTGGACCGGCGACGCGATGTGGGCGCGCTTCTCGGTGATCCTGGTCAATGTCTGGTACGGCGCGCCGTTCTTCATGATCATGTATCTGGCGGCGCTGAAATCGGTGCCCGAGCAGCTCTATGAGGCGGCCGCGATCGACGGCGCCAATTGGTGGCAGCGGATCTGGTACGTGACCTTGCCGATGATGCGCAACATCATCGCGATCACGACGCTGTTCTCGCTGATCGTAACCTTCGCCAATTTCGACATCGTGCGCATCCTGACCGCGGGCGGGCCGCTCGACCACACTCACATCTTCGCCACCTGGGCGTTCCGCGTCGGCATCGAGGGCAGCGACATTCCGCTCGGCGCCAGCGTCTCGCTGTTCATGGTGCCGATCCTCGCGGTCGCGGCGATCTTCATCCTGCGCGACATCACCAAACGCGGGAATGAATCCTGATGAGCACGGTGACGATCGACAAGTCGGGACCGACCCGCAAGGTCAAATACGGCAGCATGAGCCGCGACCGGACCTGGGCGCTACGCTGGTCCTATTTCTTCCTGACGCTGTTTGCGATCTTCTCGCTGGTGCCGCCGCTCTACATGCTGATCACCTCCCTGAAAGGCAGCGCGGAGATCTCGGCGGCGACCAATCCGTGGTGGGTCTACCACCCGACACTCGAGAACTACGTTCAGCTCCTGACGTCGAACCAGTTCCTGCGCTTCTTTTGGAATTCGGCCTGGGTCTCGATCATCGTGGTCACCATCACGATGCTGATCAGCGTGCCGG of the Bradyrhizobium quebecense genome contains:
- a CDS encoding carbohydrate ABC transporter permease, with the protein product MVDVAFQSNRTAAAPTGRRRAGLRNALRRKSMSAFLMTLPLILLIAVLVIYPALYSLHLATLNKAMTKFVGFGNFEFLFKRETFWLVVKQSCIFAISAVVFKALIGFIVAHFVHNVPANKQRKWRGMLLVPWVIPPAMSTLAWLWLFDPSYSAFNYTLAFFGLGPIPWTGDAMWARFSVILVNVWYGAPFFMIMYLAALKSVPEQLYEAAAIDGANWWQRIWYVTLPMMRNIIAITTLFSLIVTFANFDIVRILTAGGPLDHTHIFATWAFRVGIEGSDIPLGASVSLFMVPILAVAAIFILRDITKRGNES